The Fulvivirga ligni genome window below encodes:
- a CDS encoding peptidoglycan DD-metalloendopeptidase family protein, which produces MSKKYIGLIALAVVSVGLYFIVPTINDQQDNNQLTSISDTTTMVAEIIPEPTLLYGMPVDSMLVIEDKIKRNQNISEILAAHNVPTEAIFKLAAMSRDIFDVRKLAANKKYTLICDQDSLKTAKAFVYEQSPIEYVVFNLRDSISIQKHQKEVQIMEKGVSGTIQSSLSVTMSELGLPVQLTNDFVDVFAWQLDFFRLQRGDKFKVIYEDKLVDGQSVGIGDIKAIYFEHFGNDYYAYAFDQGEGVDYFDENGNSLRKALLRYPLEFSRISSRYSGNRYHPVQKRWKAHRGTDFAAPKGTPIRSVGDGIIVEAQFKKYNGNYVKIRHNSTYTTQYLHMSKIASGIKPGMKVRQNQTIGYVGSTGLATGNHLCYRFWKNGVQIDALQVDLPPSEPIEKEMMARYDTEKAEWKNKLDLIQFTEKEPVLATIK; this is translated from the coding sequence ATGTCAAAGAAGTATATCGGGCTAATTGCATTAGCCGTAGTTTCCGTAGGTCTTTATTTTATTGTACCTACCATCAATGATCAACAAGATAATAACCAACTTACTAGCATCAGTGACACTACCACAATGGTGGCTGAGATAATTCCAGAGCCAACCCTTTTGTACGGTATGCCTGTGGATTCAATGTTAGTAATTGAAGACAAGATCAAGAGAAACCAAAATATCTCTGAAATCTTAGCCGCTCACAACGTGCCAACAGAAGCTATTTTCAAATTAGCTGCTATGTCTCGTGATATCTTCGATGTGAGAAAACTTGCTGCTAACAAGAAGTACACACTTATTTGTGATCAGGATTCTCTTAAAACTGCTAAGGCATTTGTATATGAGCAAAGCCCAATCGAGTATGTGGTTTTTAATCTAAGAGATTCAATCTCTATTCAAAAGCATCAGAAGGAAGTTCAAATTATGGAAAAGGGAGTTTCTGGTACTATCCAGTCAAGCCTTTCTGTAACTATGAGTGAACTTGGCCTACCTGTACAACTAACCAATGACTTTGTAGACGTATTTGCATGGCAGCTTGACTTCTTCAGATTACAAAGAGGAGATAAGTTTAAGGTAATATACGAAGACAAATTGGTTGACGGACAGTCAGTAGGAATTGGTGATATTAAAGCCATCTACTTTGAGCATTTTGGAAACGACTATTATGCCTATGCCTTTGATCAGGGTGAAGGTGTTGACTACTTTGACGAAAATGGTAATAGCTTAAGAAAAGCTTTATTAAGATATCCACTTGAGTTTTCAAGAATTAGCTCCAGGTATTCTGGAAACAGATATCACCCAGTACAGAAAAGATGGAAGGCTCACAGAGGAACTGATTTCGCAGCTCCAAAAGGAACACCAATCAGATCTGTGGGAGATGGAATTATTGTAGAAGCTCAGTTTAAAAAATATAACGGAAACTACGTTAAAATAAGACATAACTCTACTTATACCACTCAATATCTGCACATGTCTAAAATTGCTTCTGGTATTAAGCCTGGCATGAAAGTAAGACAGAATCAAACTATAGGTTATGTAGGAAGCACTGGTTTAGCTACTGGAAATCACCTATGCTACAGATTCTGGAAAAATGGTGTGCAAATAGATGCGTTACAAGTAGACCTTCCACCATCAGAACCTATAGAAAAGGAAATGATGGCAAGATATGACACTGAGAAGGCTGAATGGAAAAATAAATTGGATTTGATTCAATTTACTGAGAAAGAACCGGTTCTGGCTACAATCAAATAA
- a CDS encoding N-formylglutamate amidohydrolase: MSLYNIQDPTKEQVPILISVPHSGTAFPEEIKDHYNQDLIKAPDDTDWFVDKLYDFAPGMGITMISSNYSRWVIDLNRDPESAPLYDDGRIITDLCPTTTFSGEPIYKEGHMPHAKEIDRRLQEYYWPYYRKIEEILNDLKSKFGKVLFWDAHSIRQYVPLIRKEVFPDLILGDNNEVTAAPEYIEASLGALRAGRFKLEHNYPFRGGHLTRYFGKPDQNQHALQLEMSKINYMDNKELNYDMDRASHVRTLLKSNFEALIKALKN, translated from the coding sequence ATGAGTTTATACAACATACAAGATCCAACCAAAGAACAAGTACCCATTTTAATAAGCGTGCCCCACAGCGGCACGGCATTTCCGGAAGAAATTAAAGACCATTATAATCAGGATTTAATTAAGGCACCGGATGATACGGATTGGTTTGTTGATAAGCTTTATGATTTTGCTCCAGGTATGGGTATTACCATGATTTCGTCTAACTACAGTCGATGGGTTATAGACCTAAACCGTGATCCGGAAAGTGCACCGTTATATGACGATGGTCGCATAATTACGGACCTTTGTCCTACTACCACTTTCTCGGGAGAGCCCATTTACAAAGAGGGGCACATGCCTCATGCAAAGGAAATCGACAGAAGGCTTCAGGAGTACTATTGGCCTTATTACAGGAAGATAGAAGAGATATTAAATGATCTAAAATCTAAATTCGGAAAGGTGTTGTTTTGGGACGCACATTCTATCCGTCAGTACGTGCCTTTAATAAGAAAAGAAGTATTTCCCGACCTCATATTAGGGGATAACAATGAAGTTACCGCCGCTCCTGAATATATTGAGGCTTCATTAGGAGCGCTTCGCGCAGGTAGATTTAAGTTAGAGCATAACTACCCATTTAGAGGAGGCCATCTTACACGTTACTTTGGTAAGCCTGATCAAAACCAGCATGCCTTACAGCTTGAGATGAGCAAGATAAACTACATGGATAACAAAGAGCTTAACTATGATATGGATAGAGCTTCGCATGTGCGCACTCTGCTAAAATCTAATTTTGAAGCACTTATAAAAGCACTGAAAAATTAA
- the hutF gene encoding formimidoylglutamate deiminase, which yields MKALRFKGLLQRDGWVNNPLIELDDDGIIKSITADSNNSAAEFIDGLVLPAFQNAHSHAFQYAMVGLAEKFTQGTNDDFWAWRETMYKIALTMDPEDLENIAAMLYSEMVRHGYSEVAEFHYVHHDKNGKPYGNLAELGERLVSAAQRAGIKITLVPMFYQKGGFGMEPQERQRRFISNTIDDYQKLLEASRSVTDKYAHASLGIGIHSLRAVQPEDVIQTLNQRPESMPFHIHVSEQLQEISGAEEYLGTRPVQWLLDNSDVNESYHLVHATHLDDKEVNGVAASGANVVLCPTTEGNLGDGIFRLKDYQKLRGKWSIGTDSHISLNPLEELRLLDYGQRLISHERSTFLGDANQDSSMYALEQFIMNGRRAMGKSSENFFEVGKPFDAVVYNAKNPLLAATADDNLLATLIYSTDSSHVLDTYVDGKSYSHQPDREAIYSNFIATLRRLDIR from the coding sequence ATGAAAGCCCTTCGGTTTAAAGGCCTTCTGCAAAGAGATGGCTGGGTGAATAATCCACTTATCGAGTTAGATGATGATGGAATTATCAAATCTATTACTGCTGATTCCAATAATTCCGCCGCTGAGTTTATAGATGGATTGGTACTTCCTGCTTTTCAAAATGCCCATAGTCATGCATTCCAATATGCCATGGTGGGGTTGGCTGAGAAATTTACCCAAGGTACAAACGACGATTTCTGGGCTTGGCGAGAGACTATGTATAAGATAGCACTCACTATGGACCCTGAAGATTTGGAGAACATTGCCGCGATGCTCTATTCTGAGATGGTGAGGCATGGTTATTCGGAGGTGGCAGAGTTTCATTATGTGCATCATGATAAAAATGGAAAGCCTTATGGCAATCTAGCAGAGCTTGGCGAAAGATTGGTCTCAGCGGCACAAAGGGCAGGCATCAAAATCACTTTGGTTCCCATGTTCTATCAAAAGGGTGGTTTTGGTATGGAGCCGCAAGAAAGGCAGCGCCGATTCATCAGTAACACAATAGATGATTATCAAAAGCTGTTAGAAGCGAGTAGATCCGTAACCGATAAATATGCTCATGCTTCTCTGGGAATAGGCATTCATTCGCTAAGAGCAGTGCAGCCTGAGGATGTGATTCAAACTTTGAATCAGCGGCCTGAATCAATGCCCTTTCATATTCATGTGTCAGAACAGCTTCAGGAGATCAGCGGGGCGGAAGAGTATCTGGGCACCAGACCAGTTCAATGGCTGCTGGATAATTCGGATGTTAATGAGAGCTATCATTTGGTTCACGCCACGCACCTGGATGATAAAGAAGTTAATGGAGTGGCCGCTTCCGGTGCCAACGTGGTTTTGTGTCCCACCACAGAAGGCAATCTGGGTGATGGTATATTCAGGTTAAAAGATTATCAGAAGCTGAGGGGGAAATGGTCTATTGGAACAGATAGCCATATTAGCCTTAATCCATTGGAAGAATTACGACTGTTGGATTATGGTCAAAGACTTATTTCTCATGAGAGAAGCACATTTTTAGGAGATGCTAACCAAGACAGCTCTATGTATGCTTTGGAACAGTTCATCATGAATGGCCGACGCGCTATGGGAAAATCTTCTGAAAACTTTTTTGAAGTAGGTAAGCCTTTCGATGCCGTAGTTTATAATGCTAAAAATCCATTGCTAGCTGCTACCGCTGATGATAATTTGTTGGCCACTTTGATTTATTCTACCGATTCCAGCCATGTTTTAGATACCTATGTCGATGGTAAATCATATTCACATCAGCCTGATAGAGAAGCCATTTATAGTAATTTTATAGCTACTTTGAGGAGGCTGGATATTCGTTAA
- a CDS encoding patatin-like phospholipase family protein, with amino-acid sequence MRSNIFWLLCVAILIHANFCSAQKVALVLSGGGAKGIAHVGVIKALEENNIPIDYVVGTSMGGIVSGSYAAGLSADEIEDIMTSHTFSNWVNGELEKGYNYYFNRDDPDASFLSLKLSLDSTFNASISSSLASDLALNFALAELFAQPSANSKYKYDSLFVPARIVAADIFTQNEVVMDKGSLSQSLRATLSVPFFYKPIRINGKYLFDGGIYNNFPVDVALKEFEPDVVIGVNVSSKIFNDYPYDSDEKLLNNSLLFMLLDKSDPRIIPESGVYIEPDLKGYTAFDFNRAEALIDSGYVWAMKHMDEIKAKVQRRESCESITSRRNTFTSKNRPMQFSGINYHGFNSKQRKYIDRVFKLKKYNSLYLENIKEGYFKLVSENFFQTIYPDITFDEESESYSLEIYGRPRNNFNVDIGGTIATRNVSQIFLGLEYYYFDNYLLKNMANFYTGSFYKSAQVKSRLILPIFNQLYIEPEFTYNNWDYIDSDDILAKGEKPTFLQRTDRKYGLNIGFPAGPNLKGIISGSYINNKDLFANSTSITSVDTLDELGMKGAKIGMYFMRNDLNRKQYPDQGKSFEFSVNYFNVKEVYSPGTTAEPSSTSSKGNYDWFRVKATMQQYVKKGLYSSGYIAEAVLSNQPTFENYYGSVINAPGFYPLQDSKTLMLENFRAYNYLAVGWRNVFNIRPNLDFRLEGYAFKGFNLFKDKTDFDFPNTELDRVSFAGSGMFVLHSPIGPISLSANYYDDKENQFGVLLHVGFLLFNKRSTE; translated from the coding sequence ATGCGTAGTAATATCTTCTGGCTTCTGTGTGTAGCCATTCTAATACATGCGAACTTCTGTAGTGCTCAAAAAGTAGCTTTGGTTCTGAGTGGAGGTGGTGCAAAAGGAATTGCGCATGTAGGAGTGATTAAGGCGCTTGAGGAAAATAACATACCCATAGATTATGTAGTAGGTACCTCTATGGGAGGGATAGTTTCTGGTTCCTACGCCGCAGGTCTTTCTGCAGATGAAATAGAGGATATTATGACTTCACACACCTTCAGTAACTGGGTGAATGGAGAATTGGAAAAAGGCTATAACTATTACTTTAATCGGGATGATCCTGATGCCTCATTTCTGTCTTTAAAATTATCCTTAGATTCTACCTTTAATGCGTCCATCAGTTCTAGCCTGGCCAGCGATCTGGCTTTGAACTTTGCCCTCGCAGAGCTTTTTGCCCAACCATCTGCTAATTCAAAATATAAATATGATAGTCTTTTTGTACCAGCAAGAATAGTGGCTGCAGATATATTTACTCAAAATGAGGTGGTGATGGATAAGGGCTCTTTGAGCCAGTCATTACGAGCCACCTTATCGGTTCCATTCTTTTATAAGCCTATTAGAATTAATGGCAAATATTTATTTGATGGAGGTATTTATAACAACTTTCCGGTAGATGTTGCCCTGAAAGAATTTGAACCAGATGTAGTAATTGGTGTAAATGTTTCCTCAAAAATTTTTAATGATTACCCTTATGACAGCGATGAAAAGTTGTTGAATAATTCTCTACTTTTCATGTTGCTGGATAAGTCTGACCCACGAATTATTCCTGAATCAGGTGTATACATAGAGCCTGACTTAAAAGGCTACACTGCTTTTGATTTTAATAGAGCCGAGGCGCTGATAGACAGCGGATATGTCTGGGCTATGAAACACATGGATGAAATTAAGGCAAAAGTTCAGCGAAGGGAGTCATGTGAGTCTATCACCAGTAGAAGAAATACTTTTACTAGCAAGAATAGGCCTATGCAATTTAGTGGCATAAACTACCATGGTTTTAATTCCAAGCAGCGAAAATATATTGACCGTGTGTTTAAGCTAAAAAAGTATAACTCACTTTATCTGGAGAATATAAAGGAGGGCTATTTTAAGTTAGTTTCAGAAAATTTTTTCCAGACTATTTACCCAGACATCACTTTTGATGAGGAGTCAGAATCTTACAGTTTAGAAATCTACGGTCGTCCGCGGAATAACTTCAATGTAGATATTGGTGGAACTATTGCCACCAGAAATGTAAGCCAAATCTTTCTTGGACTCGAATATTATTACTTCGATAACTATTTGCTGAAGAATATGGCCAACTTCTACACTGGTAGCTTCTATAAAAGTGCTCAGGTGAAGTCCAGGTTAATCCTTCCAATATTTAATCAATTATATATTGAGCCTGAGTTCACCTACAATAACTGGGATTATATAGATTCAGATGATATTCTGGCTAAAGGAGAGAAACCCACGTTTCTGCAAAGGACGGATAGGAAATATGGACTTAATATTGGTTTCCCGGCAGGCCCTAACCTTAAAGGAATAATCAGTGGGTCTTACATTAATAATAAAGACCTTTTTGCCAATTCAACCTCTATAACCTCTGTAGATACTTTAGATGAGTTAGGTATGAAAGGCGCTAAAATAGGCATGTATTTCATGAGGAATGATCTGAACCGAAAGCAATATCCGGATCAGGGAAAGTCGTTTGAATTCAGTGTGAACTATTTTAATGTAAAAGAGGTCTACAGTCCTGGAACTACAGCTGAGCCTTCATCAACCAGCTCTAAGGGCAATTATGACTGGTTTAGAGTAAAAGCCACTATGCAGCAATATGTTAAAAAGGGATTATATAGCTCAGGATATATTGCAGAGGCGGTTCTGAGTAATCAGCCTACTTTTGAAAATTATTATGGTTCTGTAATCAATGCCCCTGGCTTTTACCCCTTGCAGGATAGTAAGACATTAATGCTTGAAAACTTTAGGGCCTACAATTATCTGGCAGTCGGTTGGAGGAATGTATTTAATATAAGGCCTAATTTGGATTTTAGGCTTGAAGGATACGCCTTTAAAGGGTTCAATTTATTTAAGGATAAAACTGACTTTGATTTCCCTAATACAGAATTAGATCGAGTAAGTTTCGCAGGATCAGGCATGTTTGTGCTTCATAGTCCTATCGGACCTATTTCATTATCAGCCAATTACTATGATGACAAGGAAAACCAATTTGGTGTTTTGTTGCATGTAGGCTTTTTGCTGTTTAACAAAAGGTCAACTGAGTAA
- a CDS encoding inorganic diphosphatase gives MTEFKNKITLIVLGKSFRSFFKHFKHFKPLLILLSAIILYSCDTNHYNASVFSYNGHVQMVVEIPAGTNVKYEFNLQSKTFETDTVDGLQRTVRFLPYPGNYGFIPSTLMDSAKGGDGDALDVLLLSSAAEQGKLIEIIPVAVLKLLDHGEKDDKIIAIPADEKLRMIDCETLTCFQEAHPNAIKIINLWFTGYKEDMKFVGWGDEREAMETINNWKK, from the coding sequence ATGACAGAATTTAAGAATAAAATCACTCTAATCGTTTTAGGAAAGTCTTTTCGTAGTTTTTTCAAGCATTTTAAGCATTTCAAACCTTTGCTAATACTGCTTTCGGCTATTATTCTCTATAGTTGTGATACAAATCACTATAATGCCTCTGTTTTTTCCTATAATGGCCACGTGCAAATGGTAGTAGAGATACCCGCCGGCACCAATGTGAAATATGAATTTAATCTACAATCAAAAACATTTGAAACAGATACTGTAGATGGTCTTCAAAGAACCGTACGTTTTCTACCCTATCCGGGTAATTACGGCTTTATCCCTTCTACGTTGATGGATTCTGCTAAAGGTGGTGATGGAGACGCGCTAGATGTACTTTTATTATCATCAGCCGCTGAGCAGGGGAAATTAATTGAAATTATACCGGTGGCGGTGTTAAAGCTTCTGGATCATGGTGAAAAGGACGATAAAATCATAGCAATTCCGGCTGATGAGAAGCTAAGAATGATTGACTGTGAAACCCTTACCTGTTTTCAGGAAGCTCATCCTAATGCTATTAAAATTATCAACTTATGGTTTACGGGGTATAAGGAAGATATGAAATTTGTAGGCTGGGGTGATGAAAGAGAAGCAATGGAAACTATTAATAACTGGAAGAAATGA
- a CDS encoding PadR family transcriptional regulator → MHSTELVKGTLQTIILKLLADNDTMYGYEITQKVKELSDGKMVLTEGALYPTLHKMEAEGLLTTEKKSFGKRVRKYYSLTATGKSSVVEKVQEFEAFINTMFNVLQISPQL, encoded by the coding sequence ATGCATAGCACTGAACTGGTAAAAGGTACATTACAGACCATCATTTTGAAATTACTGGCAGATAACGATACCATGTATGGTTACGAGATTACACAGAAAGTAAAGGAGTTATCTGATGGCAAAATGGTTCTCACCGAAGGTGCTCTTTATCCCACATTGCATAAAATGGAAGCAGAAGGACTTCTGACCACAGAGAAGAAATCATTTGGGAAGCGAGTTCGAAAATATTACAGCCTTACTGCTACGGGTAAATCTTCCGTAGTAGAGAAAGTGCAAGAGTTCGAGGCTTTCATCAATACCATGTTTAATGTGCTGCAAATTTCACCACAGTTATAG
- a CDS encoding SDR family oxidoreductase, which produces MNTSISVLGCGWLGLPLSKELVQKGYSVNGSTTSEGKIDIVSATGATPFLLDLSSPDLPEQFFSSDIFIVTVPPSSGNYESNMKRLVTRLEKKKFPKIIFISSSSVYPNTNQLVRENDAKAIKSSHSGVTLLEIERLFNKPEFDTTIIRFAGLYGPDRHPGRFLKRKSQLTNGGNPVNLIHLDDCIAIILKIIESNKWNEVFNACADEHPSRKEFYTKASQSLGFDIPEFTDEQGDYKIVDASHLKESLGYSFIHPDPMNDL; this is translated from the coding sequence ATGAATACCTCTATAAGTGTTCTTGGGTGTGGCTGGTTAGGGTTACCCCTGAGTAAGGAATTAGTTCAAAAAGGGTATTCCGTAAATGGATCGACCACCTCAGAAGGCAAAATTGATATAGTTTCAGCCACTGGCGCCACTCCATTTCTGCTAGACCTGTCCTCACCAGACTTACCAGAACAGTTTTTTTCTTCAGATATATTCATAGTTACGGTGCCTCCATCGTCAGGCAATTATGAATCTAATATGAAAAGGCTGGTAACGAGGCTGGAAAAGAAGAAGTTCCCTAAAATTATATTTATTAGCTCTAGCTCAGTTTACCCAAACACTAACCAATTAGTTAGGGAAAATGATGCGAAGGCTATCAAGTCATCTCACTCTGGAGTAACGTTGTTAGAAATAGAAAGGCTCTTCAATAAACCCGAATTTGACACAACCATCATCAGGTTCGCAGGATTATATGGACCTGACAGGCACCCAGGCCGATTCTTAAAACGCAAGTCACAGCTAACCAATGGAGGCAATCCTGTAAATCTGATTCACCTGGATGATTGCATTGCCATTATCTTGAAGATCATAGAAAGTAATAAATGGAACGAGGTGTTCAACGCCTGTGCTGATGAACACCCCTCCCGAAAAGAATTTTATACTAAGGCAAGCCAGAGTTTAGGGTTTGATATCCCCGAATTTACTGATGAGCAAGGTGATTATAAGATAGTAGATGCCTCGCATCTAAAAGAATCACTCGGCTACAGCTTTATTCACCCTGATCCAATGAACGATCTTTAG
- a CDS encoding ABC transporter permease, translated as MQLNDEHINYIISDLRYRGVVLDGLDDELIDHICILVEQKMDQGLRFIEAYQQALKNFGHEESLLKVQHQTLQINNNSNNIMFKNHLKIALRNLAKYRFYSVVNILGLSVGLACCLIIALFVSSELSYDSHHVNKDRIYRLSRYVNFAEQEFHYPVLPAPLGPALMEELPEVESAVRFRSLGHFMVSANDQEVFSEGDVLYADNQLFDVFTISISRGNAQTPLTKPNEVAISESAASKYFGSQSPIGKILKFKNGDGPREEYAVTAVFQDIPSSSHLSSDFFLSMPSLEASKNNLWFSNNFFTYVLVRPDVDQESIEAGINRLLDKHLEPEIEHYLSKSLAEFRAEGGVIHVNTQPLDQVYLHSNFLFDIGPTGNITYVYLFSAVAIFILIIACINFMNLSTARSANRAKEVGVRKVLGSLKGHLMKQFLTETILMCLVAFMIALAMAGASLPFFNYIAAKQMVIPFQSIWFWVITISGMLMIGVAAGLYPAFVLSAFKPSQVLKGKWSKGAAQGGFRSALVVFQFFVSILLIIATAAVYKQLNFIHHKKLGYNKDQIIIIHDAHLLEGKEQSFRNELLDQKGVNNVTISSYLPVRGYNRVDNAFWPEGQEPTEDNLVSMQIWNVDDHYIPTMEINMIMGRNLKANYTSDSSNIILNESAFKKYGFTSLEDAAVSTYDYDPKTGGVNKDQVTTYHVVGVVEDFHFESLRDNIAPAGLRLGDSKETIAVNLKPEELSSSLESISETWSRFNPESALNYSFLNEDYDRMYRSEERLAKIFTIFSGLAIFIGCLGLLALAAFMADQRTKEIGIRKVLGASVSGIMMMLSKEFGKLIAIAFVIAAPLAWWGITKWLATYSYKVEIGPLLYFSAGILSFVVACITVGYIAFKAAVSNPVNSLRSE; from the coding sequence ATGCAACTGAATGATGAACATATAAACTACATCATTTCAGACTTACGGTACAGAGGGGTGGTTTTAGATGGTCTGGATGATGAACTCATTGATCATATATGTATCCTGGTAGAGCAAAAAATGGATCAGGGTCTCCGTTTTATTGAAGCTTACCAGCAGGCACTCAAGAACTTTGGTCATGAAGAAAGTCTCCTCAAGGTCCAGCATCAAACTCTGCAAATAAATAATAATAGCAACAACATCATGTTTAAAAATCATCTTAAAATCGCCTTGAGGAATCTGGCTAAGTACAGATTTTACTCAGTAGTAAATATTCTCGGCCTTAGTGTAGGTTTAGCTTGCTGTCTTATCATAGCCTTATTTGTATCCTCAGAATTAAGCTATGATAGCCATCATGTAAATAAGGATAGGATCTACCGCCTAAGTAGATATGTGAATTTTGCGGAGCAAGAGTTTCATTATCCCGTGCTACCTGCACCTTTAGGGCCTGCACTTATGGAAGAACTGCCAGAAGTTGAAAGTGCAGTTCGTTTTAGATCCCTGGGGCATTTTATGGTAAGTGCTAACGACCAGGAAGTATTCAGTGAAGGTGATGTGCTCTATGCTGATAATCAGCTGTTTGATGTGTTTACTATATCTATTTCAAGAGGTAATGCGCAAACTCCGTTGACTAAGCCCAACGAAGTGGCAATAAGTGAGAGTGCTGCTTCTAAATATTTCGGGAGTCAATCACCCATTGGTAAAATATTGAAGTTTAAAAACGGAGACGGACCCCGTGAGGAATATGCTGTTACCGCAGTGTTCCAGGATATACCTTCCAGTAGCCACCTATCTTCAGACTTTTTCCTTTCTATGCCTTCTCTGGAGGCAAGCAAAAACAACCTGTGGTTTAGTAATAACTTTTTCACCTATGTTTTAGTAAGGCCAGATGTAGATCAGGAAAGTATTGAAGCAGGTATCAACCGATTATTGGATAAACACTTAGAGCCAGAAATAGAACATTACTTGAGTAAATCATTGGCGGAGTTTAGGGCAGAAGGTGGTGTTATTCATGTGAACACTCAGCCTCTAGATCAAGTATACTTGCACTCTAATTTCTTGTTCGATATTGGCCCAACAGGTAATATTACTTATGTATATCTCTTTTCTGCAGTAGCTATTTTCATCTTAATTATAGCTTGCATTAATTTCATGAACCTGTCTACAGCAAGGTCAGCCAATCGTGCTAAAGAAGTTGGGGTACGAAAGGTACTGGGCTCCTTGAAGGGGCATTTGATGAAGCAGTTCCTTACTGAAACTATTTTAATGTGCCTGGTGGCTTTTATGATTGCGCTTGCCATGGCCGGAGCCTCTTTACCATTCTTTAATTATATAGCGGCCAAGCAGATGGTGATACCCTTCCAAAGCATTTGGTTTTGGGTGATTACCATCTCGGGTATGTTGATGATTGGTGTGGCCGCAGGTCTTTACCCGGCTTTTGTATTAAGTGCATTCAAGCCATCTCAGGTGTTAAAAGGTAAGTGGAGTAAGGGTGCTGCACAAGGTGGATTTAGAAGTGCGCTAGTTGTGTTTCAGTTTTTTGTAAGCATTTTACTCATTATTGCCACGGCAGCAGTATATAAGCAGCTGAACTTTATTCATCATAAGAAATTGGGTTACAATAAAGATCAGATCATAATCATTCATGATGCTCACTTACTTGAAGGTAAGGAGCAGTCTTTTAGAAATGAATTGTTGGATCAGAAAGGTGTTAATAATGTTACGATATCCAGCTATTTGCCGGTGAGAGGATATAACAGGGTAGATAATGCCTTTTGGCCAGAAGGGCAGGAGCCAACGGAAGATAACTTGGTGAGTATGCAAATTTGGAATGTAGATGATCATTACATTCCAACCATGGAAATCAATATGATCATGGGCAGAAACCTAAAGGCTAACTACACTTCTGATTCTTCTAATATTATATTAAACGAATCGGCCTTTAAAAAATATGGCTTTACCAGTCTGGAAGATGCAGCTGTGAGCACCTATGATTATGATCCTAAAACGGGTGGCGTAAATAAAGATCAAGTAACTACTTACCATGTAGTAGGTGTGGTAGAGGATTTTCATTTTGAATCTTTGCGGGATAATATAGCTCCTGCCGGCCTTCGGTTAGGTGATAGCAAAGAAACTATTGCTGTAAACTTAAAGCCTGAAGAATTGAGCTCTTCACTAGAATCTATATCAGAAACCTGGAGCAGGTTTAACCCCGAATCTGCTCTAAACTATTCTTTTTTAAATGAAGACTACGACAGAATGTACCGATCAGAAGAGCGATTGGCCAAAATCTTCACCATCTTTTCGGGTTTAGCCATTTTTATTGGCTGCCTTGGCCTGCTAGCATTGGCCGCATTTATGGCTGATCAGCGTACTAAAGAAATAGGCATAAGAAAGGTGCTTGGCGCCTCTGTCAGTGGCATAATGATGATGCTTTCTAAGGAATTCGGAAAGCTGATCGCCATAGCCTTTGTAATAGCAGCCCCATTGGCCTGGTGGGGCATAACTAAATGGCTGGCTACCTATAGTTATAAGGTTGAAATTGGCCCATTGCTTTATTTCAGTGCAGGCATTTTGTCTTTTGTAGTTGCCTGTATTACAGTAGGCTACATTGCCTTTAAGGCGGCAGTTTCTAATCCTGTTAACTCTTTAAGAAGTGAATAG